The nucleotide window CCGGCATTTTAGCCCCGTAGGTGTAATACGCGATGAAGAGCTCCACCCAGATCTTGTACACATAATCGTAGATGATcaacgccgccaccaccgggGGCAGCACAGTGACAGCGACAGTGCCGGCCGCAACGCCGAGGCCGATCGGTACAGCCGCGTAGCCCACCATGACCGCGGCCTTTTTCGCCAGATCCATCAGCGGCATATCCGGCCGCTTGCCGGACGCAGGCAGCAGCTCGGCATATATGGCAGTCGCCTTGTCACAGTAGTACTCCACCGACTTCGTGTAAGACTCGACAACGGGGGTGTAGGAGTGGATCAGGTACTGCGCAAAGCCACTCGCGGTCAGATACAGAGTCTTGCAATGCGTGGTGGTGAGACGAAGAAGGTAAAAGGCTCTTTGCTTGTATTCACCCATTGAAGATAAGTCCGGCTGGCTATCGAGCCACGCCTGCGACTCTTCAATGCACGTCTTGGGCACGCTCCCGCCATACATGCGCAGCGTCTGGATGTCGTAGACGAGCAGGTCGTCCTGCCTCGCAGCCAGCCACTTCTCCAGCTCTGCGACCTTGTTCGGGGCGTGCACGCGGGCCTCATTCAGCGCCGAGCGGGCGTCACGAACCGCAGTCGCCTTATGCTGGCGGTGCTCGTGCACACGGAAGAGGTACTCCTCAACGCCCTTCGCACAACCCTGCGGCAGCATCTCGGCAGAGTAGTGGATCATGTCCACAGAGTCGATCCTCCGcttcgccctctcctcttcctcgcgaCGCTcaagctcctcctcctcccggAGCCGACGCTCTGCCAGTTCCTTTTCCTGGCGCCGACGCTCCTCCAGTTGGCGCTGACGCTCCTGCTCTTCGCGCTGACGCTCCTCCAGTTGGCGCtgacgctcctcctcttcgcgccgacgctcctcctcttggcgctgacgctcctcctcttcgcgcCGACGCTCCTGCTCTTCGCGCtgacgctcctcctcttcgcgctgacgctcctcctcttcacgcTCACGCTCCTCCAGTTGGCGCTGACGCTCCTGCTCTTCGCGCtgacgctcctcctcttcgcgctgacgctcctcctcttcacgcTCACGCTCCTCCAGTTGGCGCtgacgctcctcctcctggcGATGGTGGAGCGCTGCCTGTtcctcctcgcggcggcgaagcgctGCCAGTTGCTCCCGGCGCTGAAGCAACTCCTCCTGGCGACGCTGACGCTCTGCCAgttcctctttctcctcgACATCAGCCTCAGCTTCAGCCGTCtgcactgcagcggcggcggctcggGCCTCCTCGGTAGTTTTTTCCGTCACCGAAATATGCTGTGCAACACGCTCGCCGGCAGCATCCATGGAagcgtccacctcctcgtggGCACGCACAAAGGTCATCATGACGGCCAAAAACAGCAACACGACCGCGACGCACAACAGTGTGCGCCGGCGAGAAATGGCATGGAAGAGCTTCATGGCGCAGTTTGTGCGGTGTCTCTCAcactgtgcgtgcgtgtccgtCCAAGGTGGATACCTCTCTGTACTCCCAATGCGGCAGCTTTTTCTTGCCTTTCGTGGCGTTTCTTGCTGTCGTTCGTTTTATTAAGGGAATGGTCAGGGAAGCAAGTGGAGGGATCAATGGAGGgaggatgtgtgcgtgcgtgcgtgtctgtgtatgtatgtgtgtgtgtgtgtgtgtgtgtgtatgtgctgAGAGATCAACACGTGCTTTCCGCTCGAGCTTGTGGTGACGACTCAGTCCGTAGGTCTATTGGTGCGTGTTCAGGTGAGTGTTTCGCTATGGGAGGAGAGAGTCGAAATACcaaacacaaaaaaacagGAAAAATGATCGAGAAGGTTTGCAGTGCAACGGTGTCAATGTCAGTGACAGCAATCACGAACAAGTGCACACGTTGACTCACCAGTTGCGTTGGTGACGAtgaacacgcacaccgcctccgctgtCCGGTTCGCTGAGCAATAGAATGAGAGGCACAGGGGAGAatgcgcagcacgcacgctcaAAGGAAGAGctgacgaaaaaaaaagaaaaacgtaTGAAAATAAAGTACTGAAGTTTTCTTGCCGTTTCGCACACCTTTGGTACgcgcggtgccggtgccgtaGGTGAGGGATGCGCGGCCAAAAAGAATGCGATACAAGGGAGGGGACAGAGGGAAgacagggggtggggggcagGAGTAGAAGAGTCGacggagagaggcacactacaggaaaacgaaaaaaaaagaaagaaggCGTAGATCTTCGTCCGTGTTTGACGTCCACTATAAGGACTCCAGCGTACTGAAagtatatatagatatatatatatatatacgtctgtgtgggggtgggtgtgtgggtgtttgGCGtcgttgttttttttttcaggcGTGATGCGGATCTTTCGCATTGTatgcgtgggcgtgtgtcaCATGCATGTGATGGAGGcgttttattattattttcgAGTGGTGTCGTCGTTTCGTGTGAGGGTGgttgagggagggagggagagagggaggggaagttCCACGAACCCAAACCACGGCCATCGGATCCAGCCATCACACATACGCAGATGGCGGTCGTGGGACCATCATGCATGTTTGGATGTGCAAAcacagaagaaaaagggagaggacgagaagaAGTCGAGTCAAGTGCATGTATTGGCCATCGCGCCATGCgtcccgctgccgcctgggggtggaggggagcagggggagggggcaagaAAGGGCGGGAGAAATACAAAGGCAAAACAGCAACGGACATGTATAGGGGAGGATGTAGTACAGTGGTCCCTGTGATCGCCGCATTTGAGTTGACGGACTCATCGCCGGCAGGCTTCAACTGGTCCTCCGTCTTTTGCTTTTTTATGTACTGCAGACCTTTCCGTGCCTGCCAATGCGCGTTCAAATGCCGGACTGAGCCTACACCATCACTGGTAATCAGaccacgcagcagcacacacttCGATGCATTGTGTGGCTCCATGCATAACGGATGTTGGGCAACATGTTTCCTTCTGTCCCTTGCACGGCTTtagcggcgcagcgccaccgtaGAGAACTTGCGATCACAGCTGGTGATGCTCCGGCCCTGCCGACCCGCCTTGTAGGCGGCATCCACGATGGGCAGAAAGTCGTACAAGTCCTCAAAGGCAAAGAAGTTGatcttgttgttgttgcctgTCCCGACGTCGACTCGGATGTGGCGATTTCGGTAGAAGAACATGACAGCGAACGGGTCACGATCGTGGCCCAGCTCGTAGAGGTCGTTGAAGGCCGTCACCTCACGGGTGTCCACAAAGTACATGGTGCAGTACTTGCGCACCTTGGGCGCGAGTTCGCTGAGCAAGGCGTCCATctgacgcgtgcgcaggtAGTGTTCATCAACATTAGCTGACAAGAGGGCGgctgtcgtcgccgacgccaccgcacacgcgccagtTCCGTCCACATCGTCGTGTCTACGCTTGCGGGTAGATAgcgccgacgaggacgaagTCAATGACCCTTCGACTGCTGCGGAGGTCGAAGTTGCGGTGCCACGTTTCGCCTGTCGACTGTACTCCtccgcttccgctgcggcggaagTGTAGCTGCTAAATCGGATCAATACCAGCTTGTCTGCGGAGTCCAGCACAATGTGCCGGTCAACGTCCCATGCACTCTGCAGGGTGACGATATTAGTCATTCTTCACAAAGTCTgaggatgcgctgcgcaACCACGAGGACGAGCACTTTCTTCGCACAGCACTGCTCAGGGATAGTGGGGCAGATACCTCTCCCTCAGCTCCGTTCATGCGACGCTCGAGGTCGTTGCCAAcaagaggcggcagcagtgaaagcggaagaaagaaaacgcTCAGCGAATACCGACAGATGTGGCGATGGCGAGCAACAATGCGAGACCGAGGGCGCAGGCATGTGGAAGCAGTAGTCACGTGGAGAAGAGCAATGTGAGTGCGATGGCGGGTTTCGTCACTTCAACGCCGCATACCAGTGAGGAAAAGGCGAAGGGATGAGGAAAACACGGAAAAAAAGTGTGATGTCGATGCAGGTCCACCGAACAAGCAGCGGCGTGTGGGCGAGTCGGTTCATCCTCTCCTTTGAACTTGCCGCATGATTCCCGCGTGCGGCGCCGACACGAGCACAAGCGTCAGCAAAACAGGCGTTTTgcacgcatgtgtgcatcATGAGAGAGGCAGCCActaaaagagagagaaagcagcgATAGGCGTCACCATCCACGAGCACTTGCCGCACAGTGAGCACGTGTGAGGAACAGCACAGCGCGGCGCTGTTCATgtcgtttcgttttttttcttctcgtGCCGAGTGGGTGCCCTACGAAGAAGCGAGCTGCGCTGGCGAAAACTAGTGGAGAGCTGATTTTCGGCAATGATGTTGCGTTATCGCCTGCTCGAAGACAGAGAGCTGaggccctccctccctccctctcccccccccccgcgctTCCTCTTCCAGGTATCTACGAGGGCCAGTTCCATAGTTCACCGAAGGCtcaggaggggggaggtgaggacGCTCGAAAGCACAATGACAGGCCGTCGGCCAATATATCAGGACGGAATAGAGCGGGGATGTGACAGAGTACAAAACAGACACAAGACAGCTACATCGAATCTACTGAATGAATTGTGAGGAGGACAAAGAACACAACACCCGAGCTTCCCGGCTTTGTACCCCGTCGCAGAAGGGGGACATCTCTCTCGCATCTCGAGGGACACGTCTCGCCGCCCCAGCGATCAGACCAAACACGCCACGGAGCCATGAAACACAACCTTGGCACCCGATGCTGTCACGCCGCTTCACAGCGTGGACATGATGCACCCTATCGTAATTCGCAGGTGCCCGGGCAGATGAGGCGATACTCCGTTGTCTCGGAGTACGAAGATTCGGTATTGCCCGGAAGGACCTGCGGAAGGGAAAAGCCAGGGTAGATTTAGACGTCGTGCCCATAAATCAATCCCTCGTCGGTGAGCGATGCACGGCAGGTGGGGCATTCGTGGCGCTTGGCGCAGTCAAAATAAAGCCGTGCGTTCCGTCAAGCTTCACCTCATCCCAGCGCGTCATGCAGATGGCGTCGCTGTACGCGTTGGCCTCATCCGGTTTGGGGAAAAGCATTGTTTCGGGCAGTTGGCGCATAGAaactgctgcgctgcgtctgGTGGGGAAAGGCGTGAGTTCTATCTCCATGTTTCGCATCTGGAATGTGCCACTGCAGGCCGTATGCGCGCCGTCTGGATGCCGACACTGCCTGCAGCTGAGGGTTTCCCCGTTCCGGGTGTGGCTGTCATGACGGCTGTGCATCACAGCCCCTAGGTTGTTGCACGTATGCGTGAGTGGGATGAGCCGTCCGAATTTGCCACGCCATCCACCTCAGCGCGTATGGTCGTCGACACACCGGGCAAAGTAAGCATTCAGGGACATCTATGGAGTCCCCAGTGCGTTGCTCGTGCGCAGTGTTGCCGCGTACGATGGGCTGTGGAAAAGCCGGGTGGGCGTAGCGGCACAGCACTGACTGAGTGTCTCCCTCGGATGTATCGCATAATTGGTCTGCAGTCCTTCACGCTCGTGCAGGAAAGGCATCGCACGCTCTCTGTGTGATCAACGTCTTCTAGAACCGGAGCCTCAGGAGCCGCGGACCCCTTCGCGTGTGAGGGGTCTGGTCGGTCCCTCGCTCTTCGTTGCTTTCCTTTGCCTCTGCCGTACAGCACCTTTACACGGACGGCTTCGCTGCGGAGGCTAAAATGCTTTCCACGACGACCTGCACGAGCCACGCATGCTGCATGTCCAACGCAGCCGACTCAGCATCCAGGATTTCGGCTCTGACTGACGGCCCCGATGCCGCGGCACGGTCGGCACCGAGGCCATCGCCAAAGTCAGTGCGGCGCCCGCGCATGCCTCGGCCTCGGTCGTAGTACCCGCTTCTGGCACCGAGCCCTACGCCAACACCACGATTTGCGTAGCGGGAGTTGTATAGTTGATAGGTGCCCAGCCCGGCCCCGCTCCTCGGCGACGTAGATGTGGCTGTCACGTTCAGCTGCGAGCGAACATGCTGCCAGGTGCGGAACTCGGCGCATGGCtcagcgctgccgacggTCACCTCTTCTTCTCGGCGCTCACGCTGCCCTGACGCGGCGGACACGTCTTGAGTGGCCAGTCGGTAGCTGTGTGATACCTTCGGAGCCGTCAGCATCGCGGCATTGCCCGACGTCACCACAGCGGTAGCGGTTGAGGAGACGTCAGAGGGTGATGCTCCTGAAGTCGCGGCGCCGGTGAGCAGAGAAGAGCTGTCGGCAGCGGTatccgctgctgtcgtcatCGCGGCGGACGGTGTAGGCGCCGTGTTGAAAGGGGAGGCAGCCGGAAGAAGGGGGTTGTCTACGGTGAGAGCGGCCTTGGTGCCGACGATGCGCAGTGACTGCTGAAAGACACCCTCATCACCTCTGTCCTCGTCGGTTGGGTGAAGAATGCCGTTCCCGCAGGTGGCGATatggagagagacgcagaggTAGGATGGACGCGCTGATGCGGCCCTGCCCGCTACACGCCCTTTTCCCTCGCCACCTTCCTTGGCAGTCTCTTCAATGCCATAGTACATCTCCGCCTGTACGCAGAGGGGCTGAAGGGTGTCGGGAGAACGGCGGAGCACACGACCAACTACCATATCAGGGCACGTCCAGTCGAGCAGGTGCAGCACAACCGCCACGGCATCCCAGCCAAGACTATCCATGATGCCTAGCGAtacggccgccgccgagtcGGTCGAAGGAGGACTTCCGTGGTCAATCACTACCATACAGATATGACGCATCGCGCCGACAACGCTCGCTGCCGCATCCACAGCGATGGAAGTTGGGGCAGGCGCCGAAGGCTTGTGCGTCGTCTCCACCTTTGCCGTTGCCTCTGGCGGCTTCAACGTGGCCGTTGCGGTACCGGTCGGTGTCACGGTAACGGAGCTCTTCTCAGTGGCGCATagcctctccttctccatgccgccgcctcttggCCCCTCCGCATCCTTGAGCGCGCCTCCAAGGTTGGTGTCCATGAAGTCGAATACCGAGAAGCCGCCATAGCGATCGactgccggcgctgccgtttTGGTTGAAACCGTTGTGAAGGCGCTACTACCACCCAACGCGGTCTTCGCGGGACTCGAGGCCGCCGACGCCTTGCAGCCCGTCTTGCCCGTGGCACGCCGCACGCCGAGTGACTTACGCAGTTGTGTCACAGACGCGTCAGACCAACCGCGACGgcacccgccgccgcggtaGAGAAAAAGTCGTTTCATTTCCGGCTTGCCGCGCGTCAcagtcgctgcagcggctgcacagGCTGCCAGCGTCTCCGCCGAAAGGGCGCACTCCACGACAATCTGCTTATCGCGCTCAAGCAgccagagcagcgccgcccgaACACCAGCCTCGTCACAGTCCGCGCTGTAGTCGACTAGATAGATGACCTCCACATCATCCACCAGAGAGTCCGCGGAGCTGCCAGCGGCCGCAGGGGTAGAACTGAGGGACGTCGCACCCGAACGCGCAGACCAAGAGCCGGCGCCGGTCACTGCTGGTGAGGAAGAAAAAGATCCTCTgatgccgacgccgccgttcTTGTCCGTTTCACAGCTCTGTtcgcccagcagcagcgtgaaaAACCAGTTCCACGACGTCGCCATGACGCAGTCCTTCTTTGCTTCAGcggaggccgaggcggcacGAGCGCCTGTCAGGATGGACGAGGTGACGACGGCGCTTGTCGCGCTGGTCTTCTTCGATTCATCCCTGGCACCGCCGTTGGCCACCGGGTCTGCCACGCTACCAGgagcacacacccgcacgtCGACCAAGGGTTTGTCTGCCCCAGCCACAGCGCTTTTATTGGCTCGAGGAAGGCGGTAAAACTGCACACATCGCAACGCAACTGCACAGGCCCTCTCTGCCGATGCCTTCCTCTCCGCGTTGCTAGCGGCTgccgtgacggcgctgccttTAAAGACGTTGTGGCTGTGGGTTACCTtggcgtcgtcggtgccgacGACAACGCTGACGCGGAGGCCGCCGGCGTGAATGGCCCACCACTGCTGAAATACGGTTGGTCCTGTGCCGATGATGGCAACACGGGGTGTTTCAGAGCCTCCGTcaacgccgctgcccacctgatgcagcagcccgccgccaccaatTCCAGGTCTGCCGAAGCCGCTGCCACCTCCGTAGCCACCGTAGCCAGTGAGACCACCTCCGCTATGTGCATACCCAGCCGAAAATTGGCTAGTGACACGCCCTGTGTCACTGCCCCGGTAGGAAACCCCCGTCGAGGCGCCACGCCCACCACTCCCcaggccgccggcgctaAAGCCCGCCCAGTTCATGAGTGAGAATGTGAAGGGAAGAGGCCCGGGCTACCGAGAGTATCAGCAGGTGCGGCTCTATGTGTGGAGGTGTGGGTGACCAAATCTATGAAAAATGCAGCACGGCTGACGAGCACCGTAGCGGCACcgggctgcggaggcggccgccgccgcttcgaTGCTGCGGTATTGCTTTCTGTATTCTTCCTAGAAAAGGCCAATGCCCGCAGCGGCAAAGCGAAAATGAGTCGCTGCGCTTCCGAGCGCGCAAATCTTCGAGTCTGCGTAGGAGACCCTATGTACGTACTTTAgggtgtgggcgtgtgcaggcgcgcgtCCCAGTGTGCAGAGCACAGCAGGGGGGAGGAACGAACGAAGAAGCGGGAGCgatgcaccgccgcgccgcactgCCTAAAAGTCCCGCTGACAGGTTCAAGgtcggaaaaaaaaatggatGCGCCCAGGCGTGTGCAACGCCGTGGCAGATACGCAAGTCAGCTTGGGAGCTGTCATGCAGTACGATCCACTGTCGAGGCCAAGCGAGGAGAGGTGAAGAGCAGGTTGTCGAGACGGAGAGGGTGAATAGCGGTTGGGCATTGGACCCAGGGGGAGCGAGACGCCCAGTGCAACCGTAATgtgcgagagaagagaaagtgCGAGGCACCCGCCAGCGTCTGCAGAGGGTGCGAAAAAGGAGGAGCCACGCGGATGGACACGCTTGCTCACGTTTTCTTCTCCAAAGTCATCCGGAGACGCCATGTGACGCGGCGACGAAGCGCTGCCCTTGCAATGATTGctgagcacacacgcacaggcgcaagTGCTGGTGTGCGGCCTAATCCGCCCGACCCGATGACGCTGGACATGCGAgtcgcgcacaagcacaccaTGGGCACTCGCACGCCTTCACCTCCACATTGTGCCCTCTTCACCCTTCGTTGTTGTATTATGGTGATGCAGCTGGTTGTTCGTATGTGCCTTCCTCCGTCGCTTTGGGTGGGAAGAAGGGGCCCTTCTCCGTTTGTGCATGCGGCTTCGATGTAGAGGTGCGCAGGTGacagtgcgtgtgtgtacatgtCGATGAAAAACAAGCGGAGCGTACGCTTGtgccgtccccctccctctctccccaaCATGGGGCGCGATCGTCGACtcagggaaggagagggaaagagggtGGGTGAGGAGGCAGTCGATGAGTTGTGGACGGGTGTGTAGTCGGCActggggaggggaaggatGGGCCAGTGGATAATAGACACGAACagccacaaaaaaaagcaggcAAGGGAGCGAACCTCGGCACATTCCCGCTCGTGAAGAACGTCcagggcggggcggggggtgggaggaaggggaaagggggaaggaACACCGCGCCAGGCATGCGGCATAGAGAACAAGGGAGGAGGCTCAACGCAGAGAGGACCGTATCGCCCATGACAGcagaaagaagaaaacgcGGGGCGGAAGCGAGAGCTCGAAATGGCACCCACGAAaacgtccccccccccttcgaGTGCCCGGCCGGCGAGGGGAGAGCAGAGGTAGAGAGAAGGAAACGGCacgccggaggaggggggtggcgaAAATCTCAAACAGTCTCTGATGcggccatcgctgctgaAAGACACGCTTCGTCCTGTCATGTGCACACTCATGGGCTGCTCACCATGTGCGCCACGCGTATCCATGCAGGTGCACGTCGGCACCACTGCGCAGAGATTAccccctgtctctctctttacGCAGTAGATCCATCGTTGCGACCGATAAGGGCAGACTCAAGCATCTTGTCCATCACGGCCTGCGTCTTCCACGACACCGTCGCCCAGTAACGCGaactctcctcctccgccttgaACCGCCGCgcgtcgccctcgccgtctgCGTAGAGGATCCTTGCTACGTCACCCCACAGCTCCGTGCACTGCGAATTGGGTGTGTCGCCCTTTACCGTGTGCTTCACCTCGGTGTGAAGGTTGTGCAACTCGCACACGTTGTCGTGGCTACTGTTGTGCACCTCGTAGTACTCCGTTTCGGGGCGGTTTGTCATGGGCAGACACATGTcgtccagctgcagcgttcCCTCTGTCGTGGTGATGTGCAGAGTCTGCTCAAAGGCCGCTTCGAAGGAAACGAAGAAAGACGCGAGTGCCACCTCGCCCCCCACCTCGAATATCATGTCACCAATGAAGGAGATGATGGTCCCCTTGTCGTTCTGCTTGAGAATGCGGCCCGTCACCTCTGTCGGCATCTGGAAGTCCATGATGTGCAGCGCGTAGCGGATGCAGTACCAACCAAGATCACCGAGGGCGCCGTGAGGCTCCAGCTCTGGATTAGTACGAATATCGTTCGCCAGGAAGGCCTCGTCACCACTCAGTGTGAAGTTCGCGAAGATGTGCTTCACCGGCCCGCCCATCTGCTTCACTGTCGCGCACACCTCCTTCACCCGCTTGCCGTGCGAGAGCattgtgccatccatgtaAAGCAGATTCTGCTGGTCCAGCGCCTCGATCCATGAGCGCAGCATCTCAGCATCGGTGGCTGGCGGCTTCTCACCAACCACGTGCTTCTTGTGCTTAATACACTCCCTCACCCAGTGGTTACGGGCGTTCACGGGAATGGCAATGTAAACGACATCCACGTCCGCAGCAGACACAAGCTCCTCGTAGCTGCAAACCGCCGGCACGGCCGCCTCATCGACCTTGAGCGCATCGCACACTCGCTTCACAAAGCTATGCCCTCTATCGACATCGCGGCACCCGACGCAAGTGACAGACATGCCGTTCGCGTGAACACCGGCCCAGGCGCGCCAGGCAATATTAGCCGCCCCGAGAATGCCTACACGAGGAGCTGATGCACTCATGTTGCCCCGTGAATGTGCGCTCGGATCTGTGACCAAGCTTGCGTATTCATGTATGTGGATAGGTTGGCGCGTGTACACTGGCCTCTCCTGCCTGTCCAAGCAGGCACTGAGATACGCCGTGGTGTGTATCTCCCtt belongs to Leishmania mexicana MHOM/GT/2001/U1103 complete genome, chromosome 23 and includes:
- a CDS encoding putative DIM-like protein, with amino-acid sequence MTNIVTLQSAWDVDRHIVLDSADKLVLIRFSSYTSAAAEAEEYSRQAKRGTATSTSAAVEGSLTSSSSALSTRKRRHDDVDGTGACAVASATTAALLSANVDEHYLRTRQMDALLSELAPKVRKYCTMYFVDTREVTAFNDLYELGHDRDPFAVMFFYRNRHIRVDVGTGNNNKINFFAFEDLYDFLPIVDAAYKAGRQGRSITSCDRKFSTVALRR
- a CDS encoding oxidoreductase-like protein, encoding MSASAPRVGILGAANIAWRAWAGVHANGMSVTCVGCRDVDRGHSFVKRVCDALKVDEAAVPAVCSYEELVSAADVDVVYIAIPVNARNHWVRECIKHKKHVVGEKPPATDAEMLRSWIEALDQQNLLYMDGTMLSHGKRVKEVCATVKQMGGPVKHIFANFTLSGDEAFLANDIRTNPELEPHGALGDLGWYCIRYALHIMDFQMPTEVTGRILKQNDKGTIISFIGDMIFEVGGEVALASFFVSFEAAFEQTLHITTTEGTLQLDDMCLPMTNRPETEYYEVHNSSHDNVCELHNLHTEVKHTVKGDTPNSQCTELWGDVARILYADGEGDARRFKAEEESSRYWATVSWKTQAVMDKMLESALIGRNDGSTA